One genomic segment of Candidatus Eisenbacteria bacterium includes these proteins:
- a CDS encoding NAD-dependent deacylase, with protein sequence MTIDRETRARQLIAGSRSPVILTGAGFSAESGVPTFRGAGGLWEGFQAEELATPQAFAADPEKVWRWYAWRRGKVDEARPHAGHRSLVQWQRRLPS encoded by the coding sequence ATGACCATAGATCGTGAAACGCGGGCGCGTCAGCTCATCGCTGGAAGCCGTTCGCCCGTTATTCTCACCGGAGCCGGTTTTTCCGCGGAGAGCGGTGTGCCGACTTTCAGAGGGGCCGGCGGTTTATGGGAGGGTTTCCAGGCCGAGGAACTGGCGACGCCGCAAGCCTTCGCAGCCGATCCTGAAAAGGTCTGGCGATGGTATGCGTGGAGAAGAGGTAAGGTTGATGAAGCCCGGCCCCATGCCGGACACCGATCATTGGTTCAATGGCAACGGCGGTTGCCATCCC